CGGATACAACACAAGCATCTCCCAGGGTTTCTAGGAGTAGTGAACACAAGCATAACCTAGAtacagaaggagagaaaggagaatgtGCTCTATAGTGCAGTGGGTGTTTGGACCCAAGGGTCTCAGTTTGCTACACCATCTAACTGCTACACCTCATTTAATATCTTCTTATCTATATACCTTACAATATTCTGACACGTACACACCATGGAAATTTTCCTATTGTGTAATGTTATTGGGAAATTCTCACTCTGGAAAAATCatattctcctttatttttccccagttCACTTAGAATCAGACAACAAAGCCCCCAAGACCCCCAGGAAATGATATCTCATAAAGAAGGCCTGGAGATTGTCTACTTGATGGTGCTTCTGTTTGGAGTCCTGGAGAACATATTCCTTCTTTATCTACATAGTCTTAATTTTATCACTGGTCACAGAAAAAGACCTGTAAGTCTGGTAATCATTAATTTGGCCTTTGCTCATATTTTGATGATACTTTTCAGGGGCATCCCCATGATAATAAACAATTGGGGATGGAGACTTTCCCTAGATGACACAATGGGTAAAATCTTAACTTACATTATAAGAGTGACTCGGGGCATTTCTCTTTGCAACACCTGTCTTCTGAGTGTCTTCCAGGCCATCACCATCAGTCCCAGCAATGTAAAGTGGACAAAGATCAAAAAGAGAGCTCCAAAGTATATTCTTCCCTGCTGCCTCCTGAGCTGGATTTTCAATTTTCTGCTGGATATTATTGggcctctgaatgtgagtagtttCAGGAATTGTACTGAGGAAAGATGGAGGATTGGACATATTTCTTTTGGCTTGCATGCcataaatatcataaaaattttaatttgggaATCAGTTGTTGATGCTCTGTTTGTGAGTCTCATGATCTGGTCAAGTGGTTATATGGTGCTTGTCCTGCACAGACACAACCAGCAAGTCCAACATATTCACAACATCAGCCTCTCCCCTAGAACATTCCCTGAGATCAGAGCCACAAAAGCCATCCTGATGCTGGTGGTCACCTTTGTCTTCTTTAACGCAACCAGTTCcccttttataatttatatttcttccgCTAGAATAACCAGATACTGGGCACTACGTTTCACTGTCACGCTTTCATTGTTTTATCCAATAGTCAGCCCTTTGATGCTGATCAGTATTGATACCCAGATACCCAAGATTTTTGGTACTCTTTTAGGTTTGAAGATA
This genomic stretch from Gracilinanus agilis isolate LMUSP501 unplaced genomic scaffold, AgileGrace unplaced_scaffold57571, whole genome shotgun sequence harbors:
- the LOC123256282 gene encoding vomeronasal type-1 receptor 3-like, which codes for MISHKEGLEIVYLMVLLFGVLENIFLLYLHSLNFITGHRKRPVSLVIINLAFAHILMILFRGIPMIINNWGWRLSLDDTMGKILTYIIRVTRGISLCNTCLLSVFQAITISPSNVKWTKIKKRAPKYILPCCLLSWIFNFLLDIIGPLNVSSFRNCTEERWRIGHISFGLHAINIIKILIWESVVDALFVSLMIWSSGYMVLVLHRHNQQVQHIHNISLSPRTFPEIRATKAILMLVVTFVFFNATSSPFIIYISSARITRYWALRFTVTLSLFYPIVSPLMLISIDTQIPKIFGTLLGLKISF